A section of the Chryseobacterium scophthalmum genome encodes:
- a CDS encoding zinc-dependent metalloprotease produces MKNYRLALYLGLSLASPAAFAQKKDTVKTDKEKSAKTDTSSKKTKKIDELIKKGTYKKGLFNTIQVKTDIYFEIPDSLIGRQFLVVNKLSQVPMQVNEAGLNKGMNYENKVISFHRDRVAKKIWVKTVVPQVSSPKNDVITRSVKDNFSESVIEVFDIEAQNADSTSVAIKVNKVFDGNQKSFNDVLANVGLGGSVKSNLSYIENVKTFPKNLVVKSQLTTSVNEGGVDLPVTLGVTSNIVLLSKVPMNSRTDDPRVGFFSEKHWAFNDRQQRMDEKRFITRWRLEPKDEDKEKYLRGELVEPKKPIIYYIDPATPIQWREKIIAGVYDWQVAFEKAGFKNAVIAKMPDENDTDFDIDDVRYSVITYAASPKSNAMGPSVVDPRSGEIIESDIIWWHNVMTSLQEWMRIQTGPIDPKARGNVFSDEHMGEAIRFVSSHEVGHTFGLKHNMGSSFAFPVESLRSKEFTDKMGGTAPSIMDYARYNYVAQPEDGVTAITPKIGLYDKYAIEWGYRWYPDAVSEKSALRSLIEKHQDDPTYFYGEQQSYLETIDPRSQSEDLGDDAMKASEYGMKNLKIVIDNLLKWTYEDGKSYTDAGKLYLGAIGQWDLYSGHVMANVGGVYLDNTVFGSKKKAYEAVPAETQKRAVDYLIKNSINLPEWLFFNPITEKTYPVKNSPMGPFEQTPYNLTRGMQYGNLYSLFMDDRLLRMLENELKHQISGSKEEIYTVENLFDQVRSSIFNKKGSLTILEKMTQKNYVDALIVSVNKLFEKTAVKAIKTDKTLNIPMICNFQEEAQSLRNINYSSMKRVSEVTTYKRAELQKVLNLLNKSKNKGDDASKAHYADLIIRIKEALNK; encoded by the coding sequence ATGAAGAATTACAGGCTTGCACTGTATCTGGGGCTTAGTTTGGCCTCTCCGGCAGCTTTTGCACAGAAAAAAGATACTGTAAAAACCGACAAAGAGAAATCTGCTAAAACAGATACTTCCTCAAAAAAAACCAAAAAAATTGATGAGCTGATCAAAAAAGGGACTTATAAAAAAGGTCTTTTTAATACGATTCAGGTAAAAACAGATATTTATTTTGAAATTCCTGACAGTTTAATTGGACGCCAGTTTTTGGTTGTGAATAAATTATCGCAAGTTCCGATGCAGGTTAATGAAGCAGGATTAAACAAAGGAATGAATTATGAAAATAAGGTAATTTCTTTTCACCGTGATCGTGTTGCCAAAAAAATATGGGTAAAGACTGTGGTTCCGCAAGTGTCTTCTCCAAAAAATGATGTGATTACAAGATCTGTAAAAGATAATTTCTCAGAATCTGTCATTGAAGTTTTTGATATTGAAGCACAAAATGCTGACTCTACTTCGGTAGCGATCAAAGTAAATAAAGTTTTTGACGGAAACCAAAAAAGCTTCAACGATGTTTTAGCGAATGTTGGTCTTGGAGGATCGGTAAAATCAAACCTTTCTTATATTGAAAATGTAAAAACATTCCCTAAAAATCTTGTGGTTAAATCTCAATTGACGACATCGGTGAATGAAGGAGGGGTAGATTTGCCTGTAACATTGGGTGTGACCAGCAATATCGTATTGCTTTCTAAAGTGCCGATGAATTCCAGAACCGATGATCCTAGAGTTGGTTTTTTCAGTGAAAAACATTGGGCATTCAATGACCGTCAACAAAGAATGGATGAAAAACGTTTCATTACAAGATGGCGTTTGGAACCTAAAGATGAAGACAAAGAAAAGTATCTGAGAGGAGAATTGGTAGAGCCTAAAAAGCCTATCATTTATTATATTGATCCTGCAACACCCATTCAATGGCGTGAAAAAATTATAGCAGGAGTTTACGATTGGCAGGTTGCTTTTGAAAAAGCTGGGTTTAAAAATGCAGTTATTGCAAAAATGCCGGATGAAAATGATACCGATTTTGATATTGATGATGTAAGATATTCGGTGATCACCTATGCTGCTTCACCAAAATCTAATGCAATGGGACCTTCTGTAGTAGACCCAAGAAGTGGAGAAATTATTGAGTCTGATATTATTTGGTGGCATAATGTAATGACTTCTCTTCAGGAATGGATGAGAATTCAGACCGGACCAATTGATCCAAAAGCAAGAGGAAATGTGTTTAGTGACGAACATATGGGCGAAGCAATTCGTTTTGTTTCTTCTCATGAAGTTGGTCATACGTTTGGTTTGAAGCATAATATGGGTTCTTCATTTGCTTTTCCGGTAGAATCATTACGTTCAAAAGAGTTTACAGATAAAATGGGTGGTACAGCGCCTTCAATTATGGATTATGCACGTTACAATTATGTAGCGCAGCCGGAAGATGGGGTTACAGCAATTACTCCAAAAATAGGATTGTATGATAAATATGCTATTGAGTGGGGTTACCGTTGGTATCCTGATGCAGTTTCTGAGAAAAGCGCCTTGAGAAGTTTAATCGAAAAGCATCAAGATGATCCAACTTATTTTTATGGTGAACAGCAAAGTTATCTGGAAACTATTGATCCCCGTTCGCAGTCTGAAGATCTAGGTGATGATGCGATGAAGGCCAGTGAATATGGGATGAAAAACCTAAAGATCGTTATTGATAATCTTTTAAAATGGACCTATGAAGACGGGAAAAGCTATACCGATGCAGGTAAACTGTATTTAGGAGCTATCGGACAATGGGATCTGTATTCGGGTCATGTAATGGCAAATGTAGGAGGAGTATATTTAGATAATACTGTTTTTGGAAGCAAGAAAAAAGCTTATGAAGCAGTTCCTGCCGAAACGCAGAAAAGAGCGGTTGATTATTTAATTAAAAACTCGATAAATCTTCCAGAATGGTTGTTCTTCAATCCTATTACTGAGAAAACCTATCCAGTGAAAAATTCTCCGATGGGACCATTTGAGCAGACTCCTTACAATTTAACAAGAGGAATGCAGTATGGTAATCTCTATTCATTATTTATGGATGACCGTTTGTTGAGAATGCTGGAAAATGAGTTGAAACATCAGATTTCAGGTTCTAAAGAAGAAATTTATACTGTTGAGAATTTATTTGATCAGGTAAGAAGTTCAATTTTCAACAAAAAAGGAAGCTTGACGATTCTTGAAAAGATGACACAGAAAAATTATGTAGATGCTTTAATCGTTTCGGTGAACAAATTATTTGAAAAAACTGCTGTGAAGGCAATAAAAACAGATAAAACTTTGAATATTCCGATGATCTGTAATTTCCAGGAAGAAGCTCAAAGTCTTAGGAATATTAATTATTCATCCATGAAAAGAGTGTCTGAGGTTACTACATATAAAAGAGCAGAACTACAGAAGGTGTTGAATTTATTGAACAAAAGTAAAAACAAAGGAGATGATGCCTCTAAGGCTCATTATGCTGACTTAATCATCCGTATTAAAGAGGCTTTAAACAAGTAA
- a CDS encoding RagB/SusD family nutrient uptake outer membrane protein translates to MRKFTTFIAVAALSFSSIGCDRFLDIQPEGKIIPVTAEDYRKVLTSAYSKYPIHKSLVALRTDELNVDENTSDFIAYREIAMWKDSNNDQSTIEFPWVSFYSVVFYLNQIINEGSKTMTDSPEKQQILAEAYALRAYVYFDMVNLYGKPYNAATASQDRGVPINLEIDLEQVLKPSSVQEVYDQVHADIKKAEQMMIEQKQTSPINYRFSKVSLLAFQAKTALYQGDWNKALDYANQAMAIKGDLSNLNTSSQAPNHFTSVESIMALDNAFNSAVQNISYASADLLAKYNTSTDKRFGIYFQKNGSKYKIIKGGSSDFRVSFRTAELYFIKSEALVKLNRLVEAKEELLKVLKNRYTPAGFTSIQTEVNAMNATEFMSFMMDERFREFALEGQRWFDLRRINQKKIIHNVNGQEYILQQNDVRYTIEFPKSAKKNNPNL, encoded by the coding sequence ATGAGAAAATTTACAACATTCATTGCGGTTGCAGCATTAAGTTTTTCTAGTATAGGATGCGATCGTTTTTTAGATATACAGCCTGAAGGGAAGATCATCCCTGTTACTGCTGAAGATTACCGTAAAGTATTGACTTCTGCGTATTCAAAATATCCTATTCACAAATCTTTGGTTGCTCTTCGTACCGATGAGCTTAATGTAGATGAAAATACAAGTGATTTCATCGCTTACCGTGAAATTGCGATGTGGAAAGATAGCAACAACGACCAATCAACGATTGAGTTTCCTTGGGTAAGTTTTTATTCGGTGGTTTTTTATCTGAATCAGATCATCAATGAAGGAAGCAAAACAATGACAGATTCTCCTGAAAAACAGCAGATTTTGGCAGAAGCTTATGCACTTCGTGCATATGTTTATTTTGATATGGTCAATCTATACGGTAAACCATACAATGCAGCTACAGCCTCTCAGGATAGAGGCGTTCCTATTAATTTGGAAATCGATCTTGAGCAGGTTTTGAAGCCTTCAAGCGTACAGGAAGTTTATGATCAGGTTCATGCAGATATCAAAAAAGCAGAACAGATGATGATTGAACAGAAGCAGACTTCACCGATCAACTATAGATTTTCTAAAGTTTCGTTATTGGCTTTTCAGGCAAAAACAGCTCTTTATCAGGGAGATTGGAACAAGGCGTTGGATTATGCAAATCAGGCAATGGCAATTAAAGGAGATTTAAGTAATTTAAATACTTCTAGTCAGGCTCCTAATCACTTTACGTCGGTAGAATCTATCATGGCTTTAGATAATGCTTTCAACAGCGCAGTACAGAATATATCGTATGCTTCTGCAGATCTACTTGCAAAATACAATACATCCACCGACAAAAGATTTGGAATTTATTTCCAAAAAAATGGCAGTAAATATAAGATCATCAAAGGCGGAAGTTCAGATTTCAGAGTGTCTTTCAGAACAGCAGAATTATATTTTATAAAATCTGAAGCTTTGGTGAAATTAAACAGATTAGTTGAAGCTAAAGAAGAGTTACTTAAAGTTTTAAAAAACAGATACACTCCAGCCGGATTTACATCTATTCAAACTGAGGTAAATGCAATGAATGCTACAGAATTCATGAGTTTTATGATGGATGAAAGATTCAGAGAATTTGCTTTGGAAGGACAGCGTTGGTTTGATTTAAGAAGAATAAATCAGAAAAAAATCATTCACAACGTCAACGGACAGGAATATATTCTTCAGCAAAATGACGTAAGGTACACGATAGAGTTCCCGAAAAGTGCTAAGAAGAACAATCCAAACTTGTAA
- a CDS encoding histidine kinase — translation MKINFKHALTQRSVFIAALSACFIAAVAFAVLSLLITHDSRKNNEEFARKTFLRKYETVEKEFRNIEDYQYLLRALIQKDGLKNYKDYSSVLNSLNKRRKLVPYSWYYYYNGVSGESGNKDLLSDVLKKDEKVEKYTKIKNNGPGNFNNYIISHNDSIYWLSYDSLIQANKDMLYYGSAVSLDNLHQYFATIDQSPNTYTYVFSKEGICITHPDKKFLGKNIFDFTDIQPQDTLTSKTELGYTERNTISEYLDVEVIRFIKPLKTDNFEGYAAVNYVSFLIDESVNQTKRYTVYIFLAALLLIVTVFILFYRATNMAFQEKEKIQSEKNLLLVENEKMHREEALNQLQQLKNNINPHFLFNSLNSLYMLIGLNRENAQKFTMNLSKIYRYLIVPPKENLVPVAQEISFIKQYMDLLKSRFDEEISFELIINHEESLEKRIPYLSLQLVAENAIKHNIATIDNPLAIIITVEKGGVIVKNTWQPKTEEVQSEKFGLDYLNQIYGYFKNNNLDISIKDGYFICFLPVMD, via the coding sequence TTGAAGATTAATTTTAAACATGCACTTACCCAGAGATCCGTTTTTATTGCGGCTTTATCTGCTTGTTTTATAGCGGCGGTGGCTTTTGCTGTTCTTAGTCTTCTAATCACTCACGACAGCCGAAAAAATAATGAAGAGTTTGCCAGAAAAACTTTTTTGAGGAAATATGAAACGGTAGAAAAAGAATTTAGAAACATCGAAGATTATCAGTATTTGCTGCGTGCTTTGATTCAGAAAGATGGTCTGAAAAATTATAAAGATTATTCCTCGGTTTTAAATAGTTTAAATAAAAGACGAAAACTTGTTCCGTACAGTTGGTATTATTACTATAACGGTGTTTCAGGAGAATCTGGCAATAAAGATCTTTTATCGGATGTTCTCAAAAAAGATGAAAAGGTAGAAAAGTATACCAAAATAAAAAATAATGGTCCCGGTAATTTTAATAATTACATCATTAGTCATAACGACAGTATTTATTGGTTAAGCTACGATTCTTTGATACAGGCAAATAAAGATATGCTGTATTATGGTTCTGCAGTAAGTCTTGATAATCTTCATCAGTATTTTGCGACGATTGACCAGTCTCCGAATACGTATACCTATGTTTTTTCAAAAGAGGGAATTTGTATTACACATCCTGATAAAAAGTTTTTAGGAAAAAATATTTTTGATTTCACAGATATTCAGCCACAAGATACTTTAACCAGCAAAACCGAATTAGGATATACCGAAAGGAATACCATTTCAGAATATCTTGATGTAGAAGTTATCCGATTTATAAAGCCTTTAAAAACTGATAATTTTGAGGGATATGCAGCAGTTAATTATGTAAGTTTTCTGATCGATGAAAGTGTAAATCAAACAAAAAGATATACTGTTTATATTTTTCTGGCGGCTTTGCTTCTTATTGTGACGGTATTTATTTTGTTTTACAGAGCGACCAATATGGCGTTTCAGGAGAAAGAAAAAATACAGTCTGAAAAAAATCTGCTTCTTGTTGAGAATGAAAAAATGCACAGGGAAGAAGCGTTAAACCAGCTTCAGCAGCTTAAAAATAATATCAATCCGCATTTTCTTTTCAATTCACTGAATTCTCTTTACATGTTGATTGGTCTTAATAGAGAAAATGCACAGAAGTTTACAATGAATCTTTCAAAGATTTACCGATATCTTATTGTTCCTCCGAAAGAAAATCTGGTTCCTGTGGCTCAGGAAATCAGCTTTATTAAACAATATATGGATCTTCTGAAAAGCAGGTTCGACGAAGAAATTAGTTTTGAATTGATTATCAATCACGAAGAAAGTTTAGAAAAACGAATTCCTTATTTATCGCTACAGCTTGTTGCAGAGAATGCTATAAAACATAATATTGCAACCATAGATAATCCTTTAGCCATTATTATTACCGTTGAAAAAGGAGGAGTTATTGTGAAAAATACTTGGCAACCGAAGACGGAAGAAGTACAAAGCGAAAAATTTGGATTAGATTATTTAAATCAGATTTACGGGTATTTTAAGAATAATAATCTTGATATATCTATTAAGGATGGATATTTTATCTGCTTCTTGCCAGTAATGGATTAA
- a CDS encoding SusC/RagA family TonB-linked outer membrane protein — translation MKKAFILLPLLAAQIALAQEKKTITGKIDDGDTSKVIAGASIKIETQSVSTKTNQTGIIESVSIGTITDKNGNYTLEIPADTKSVTVSYLGYEPKMIQIYEGQTSYNITLIPVVSDDIPEKNNIQEVIITGYQKIEKRKQTSAVTTVKMNDIQQAGVASVDQLLAGQIAGVAVTPETGAPGSPAKIRIRGTASLSGPQDPLWVIDGLPLEGNDVPNFSDKDNIDQLQNFSIAGLNPNDIEDITILKDAAATAIYGARAANGVISITTKKGKKGSLRVNFSADTFITARPDFGKLNLLNASEKVDLELMLANRTDLTYRTDKGEVMRILTQNGQLDAYRNGGLGALNMLTRQQIDGLRNSNTDWGKLLYQNAINKQYGVSISGGSDRSDYYFSLGYYDEEGTTIGTGFERYNLTLKNNYKINDKLNFGVSVFGTQSERTSFVTDADASISPINYSRNANPYLSPYNADGSYRYDKDIDGFEDRYIPFNFLEERENTSYTLKNQSLKAIFDLDYKLAKGLKITSQLGLQYDGNKTEKFAAENTYFTRKMKEGTRYYKDGAYRYFLPDGGVKQNWDNSFFQYNWKLQGSYSTKINSVHEIDLMAGTELRKTEDNTTVTRAFGYDSVTRRSMAIVFPSSNFAAERKYETYREMPPIENAYASMFATASYTYDQKYTFFGSVRYDGTNLFGVNKKYKYLPIWAVSGSWLVSKEDFMKNLSVISNLRLRASYGLQGNIDRNTSPFFIGEYSDSTILPGGKENIINVISPPNDKLRWEKTTNVNFGLDLGVFNNRINLTADVYNRKGTDMISMKETPLETGFEYTMMNWGSLTNKGFELAVSTKNINKDNFKWSTTINFAHNKSNVLSEQPRDNALLPSREGLPVNAVFALKTAGMDENGNPMFWKGNEKVKIEDFFALYDVYADFLPGELVDSKLSNAELRSLFTYVGDRDPKFTGGIINTFKVSNFDLTVSATFNLKQTVMQTPSYRGMDLDRGRNYTKDIYNAGGSLPGITSSDMGSNHGWMGNKWLSDNRSNAYSLLDIWAKEISYLRISSIRLGYTLPKEFTNPMGISALRLSVEGRNLFVFSNGYKGYFDPETYGNIYAQPITKSVTVGFNVSF, via the coding sequence ATGAAAAAAGCATTTATACTTTTACCTCTTTTGGCGGCTCAGATTGCATTAGCCCAGGAAAAGAAAACCATTACCGGAAAAATTGATGACGGAGATACTTCAAAAGTAATCGCAGGAGCATCTATAAAAATTGAAACGCAGTCTGTTTCCACAAAAACCAATCAAACTGGAATTATCGAAAGCGTTTCTATCGGAACGATCACAGATAAGAACGGAAATTATACTTTAGAGATCCCTGCAGATACAAAATCTGTAACGGTAAGTTATCTTGGATATGAACCCAAAATGATTCAGATTTACGAAGGGCAAACTAGTTATAATATTACTTTGATTCCCGTTGTAAGTGACGATATTCCAGAAAAAAATAATATTCAGGAAGTAATTATCACCGGATATCAGAAAATTGAAAAACGTAAGCAAACTTCAGCTGTTACTACAGTGAAGATGAACGATATTCAGCAAGCCGGTGTTGCCAGTGTAGACCAATTATTGGCAGGACAAATTGCCGGAGTTGCCGTTACACCGGAAACAGGAGCTCCCGGAAGTCCGGCAAAAATCAGAATTCGTGGTACCGCTTCTCTTTCGGGTCCTCAAGATCCGCTTTGGGTAATTGATGGTCTTCCGTTGGAAGGAAATGATGTGCCTAATTTTAGTGATAAAGATAATATCGATCAGCTTCAGAATTTTTCTATTGCCGGATTGAATCCTAATGATATTGAAGATATTACCATTCTAAAAGATGCGGCTGCTACAGCTATTTATGGAGCAAGAGCTGCAAATGGAGTAATTTCAATTACAACCAAAAAAGGAAAAAAAGGAAGTTTAAGAGTTAATTTCTCAGCAGATACTTTCATTACAGCACGTCCGGATTTTGGTAAACTTAATCTTTTGAATGCGTCTGAAAAAGTAGATCTAGAATTAATGCTTGCTAATCGTACCGACTTAACATATCGTACCGATAAAGGGGAAGTGATGAGAATTTTAACTCAAAACGGACAGCTTGATGCGTATAGAAACGGAGGTTTAGGAGCATTAAATATGTTGACACGTCAGCAAATCGATGGGTTAAGAAACAGCAATACTGACTGGGGAAAATTATTGTATCAAAATGCGATCAACAAACAGTATGGAGTAAGTATTTCCGGAGGTAGTGATCGTTCAGATTATTATTTCTCTTTAGGATATTATGATGAAGAGGGAACAACGATTGGAACTGGTTTCGAACGTTATAATTTGACATTGAAAAATAATTATAAAATAAATGATAAACTTAATTTTGGAGTGTCGGTTTTTGGCACACAAAGTGAGAGAACATCATTTGTTACAGATGCGGATGCTTCTATCAGTCCGATCAACTATTCAAGAAATGCCAATCCTTATCTGAGTCCTTACAATGCAGACGGAAGTTACAGATATGATAAGGATATCGATGGTTTTGAAGACAGATATATTCCTTTCAACTTTTTAGAAGAAAGAGAAAATACAAGTTATACGTTGAAAAATCAGTCATTAAAAGCGATTTTCGATTTAGATTATAAACTGGCAAAAGGTCTGAAAATAACTTCACAGTTAGGTCTTCAGTATGACGGTAATAAGACAGAAAAATTTGCAGCCGAAAATACCTACTTTACCAGAAAGATGAAAGAAGGAACGCGTTATTACAAAGATGGCGCTTATCGTTACTTTTTGCCGGATGGTGGAGTAAAACAAAACTGGGATAACAGTTTCTTCCAATACAACTGGAAATTACAGGGAAGCTACAGCACAAAAATTAATTCGGTACATGAGATCGATTTGATGGCAGGAACTGAACTTCGTAAAACTGAAGATAACACAACCGTTACAAGAGCTTTCGGTTATGATTCTGTAACAAGAAGATCAATGGCTATTGTTTTTCCAAGTTCGAATTTTGCAGCTGAAAGAAAGTATGAAACTTACAGAGAAATGCCTCCGATTGAGAATGCATATGCTTCAATGTTTGCAACGGCTTCTTATACTTATGATCAGAAATATACCTTCTTCGGAAGTGTGAGATATGACGGTACTAATTTATTCGGAGTAAATAAAAAGTACAAATATCTTCCAATATGGGCGGTTTCTGGTTCTTGGTTGGTTTCGAAAGAAGATTTTATGAAGAATCTTTCTGTTATTTCTAACCTTAGATTAAGAGCTTCTTATGGTTTACAGGGAAATATAGACCGTAACACGTCACCATTTTTTATTGGTGAATACAGTGACTCGACTATTCTTCCAGGTGGAAAAGAAAATATTATTAACGTAATAAGTCCTCCAAACGATAAACTTCGTTGGGAAAAAACGACTAACGTGAATTTTGGACTTGATTTAGGAGTTTTCAATAACCGTATCAATCTTACCGCTGATGTTTACAACAGAAAAGGAACAGATATGATCAGCATGAAAGAAACTCCATTGGAAACCGGGTTTGAATATACGATGATGAACTGGGGTAGCTTAACCAACAAGGGATTTGAATTGGCAGTATCAACCAAAAATATCAATAAAGATAATTTCAAATGGTCTACAACAATCAACTTTGCACACAATAAGAGTAATGTATTGAGCGAGCAGCCTCGTGACAACGCATTGCTTCCTTCAAGAGAAGGTCTTCCTGTAAATGCAGTTTTTGCACTGAAAACTGCAGGAATGGATGAGAACGGAAACCCAATGTTCTGGAAAGGAAATGAAAAAGTAAAGATTGAAGATTTCTTTGCACTGTATGATGTATATGCAGATTTTCTTCCTGGTGAATTGGTAGATTCTAAGCTTTCAAATGCAGAACTGAGAAGTCTTTTCACTTATGTTGGTGACAGAGATCCGAAGTTTACAGGAGGTATTATCAACACTTTTAAAGTAAGCAATTTTGACCTTACGGTTTCTGCTACCTTTAATTTGAAACAAACGGTAATGCAAACACCTTCTTACCGTGGAATGGACTTGGATAGAGGAAGAAATTACACCAAAGACATTTACAATGCAGGAGGTTCGCTTCCGGGAATTACAAGTTCAGATATGGGAAGCAATCATGGTTGGATGGGTAATAAATGGCTTTCTGATAACCGCTCTAATGCATACAGCCTTCTTGATATCTGGGCAAAAGAAATTAGTTATTTAAGAATCAGCAGTATTCGTTTAGGATATACTTTGCCTAAAGAATTTACAAATCCGATGGGGATCAGTGCTTTGAGACTAAGTGTAGAAGGGCGTAACTTATTTGTATTCAGTAATGGATATAAAGGGTATTTCGATCCTGAAACGTATGGTAATATTTATGCACAGCCTATCACAAAATCGGTTACAGTAGGATTTAATGTTTCTTTTTAA
- a CDS encoding LytR/AlgR family response regulator transcription factor, whose translation MKIAIIEDELLAVNYLKDLLDKQSIVPVTETVILRSKKQAIDFFKNDSADLIFMDIHLGDGMSLEIFEQVELFTPIIFITAFDEYAMRVFKHFTIDYLLKPFEEEDLHKALQKFISIKGNFDPEPVLKSISSLYKANDSEKMKHFIVTDGNKIRSVDEKGTAYFFASGKYLFLTTTDNRTYIYDDTIKDIIQKLTPPLFFKINRKFIINKKAIVEIIKHSSQKIELKLSPAPEINSDVFVSKRQISDFLQWMSN comes from the coding sequence ATGAAAATTGCGATCATAGAAGATGAATTGTTGGCGGTTAATTATCTGAAAGATCTTTTAGATAAACAAAGCATCGTTCCTGTTACAGAGACGGTGATTCTTCGTTCAAAAAAGCAGGCAATCGATTTTTTCAAAAATGATTCTGCAGATCTTATCTTTATGGATATTCACCTTGGTGATGGCATGAGTCTTGAAATTTTCGAACAGGTAGAGCTTTTCACACCGATTATTTTCATTACCGCTTTTGATGAATATGCGATGCGTGTTTTCAAACATTTTACTATTGATTATCTTTTGAAACCTTTCGAAGAAGAAGATTTGCATAAAGCATTACAAAAATTTATTTCGATAAAAGGTAACTTCGATCCTGAGCCCGTACTGAAGTCTATTTCTTCTTTATATAAAGCTAATGATTCCGAAAAGATGAAGCATTTCATCGTAACAGACGGTAATAAAATAAGATCTGTAGATGAAAAAGGTACGGCTTATTTTTTTGCATCCGGAAAATATCTTTTCTTAACAACCACAGATAACAGAACTTATATTTATGATGATACCATTAAAGATATCATCCAAAAATTAACTCCGCCACTTTTTTTTAAAATCAACCGCAAGTTTATCATCAATAAAAAGGCAATTGTAGAAATCATAAAACATTCTAGCCAAAAGATTGAATTAAAACTTTCTCCCGCACCCGAAATCAATTCCGATGTATTTGTCAGCAAAAGACAGATCTCCGATTTTTTGCAGTGGATGTCAAATTAA
- a CDS encoding OmpA family protein translates to MKSKLAILSLAIALPATAFAQDSIQVMKNGEYPNTFSSGSANVQPFTQSAKRFNDWSVSFGGGVPLLQSADLTSIKNGGGKTQIGYSAYFSVDKAITHAFGLKLQYDRGETRQGWFNTKDAAPANAAANMQVGARTQYDAISILGDINFSNLMRRVDNKSPYRWALHGYAGVGTLAYRAYQKDEFGQRLMTEVKPFKLNSFFGQAGAGLKYKLSNRVDLEGRLMYVMTTDDEFDGGGAQYSDINKISDQTSDNFFNATLGLTVNLGKHESHLMWHDPMQEIYYRTEVLESKINDIEVCKAGDADNDGVCDDWDRQLDTPAGARVDGSGVALDVDLDGVIDLNDKCVTVPGPVENNGCPVATQETGVVAESETKLDGIEFELNSDKILSNNTPILNNAVSYINSSNGSYTVVGATDARGTEAYNKNLSEKRANNVKQYLIKNGVESNKLDAQGNGKTDLKYPECDPASKCPEWKNKANRRVYFKAK, encoded by the coding sequence ATGAAATCAAAATTAGCAATTTTATCGCTTGCGATAGCGTTACCTGCTACCGCGTTTGCACAAGATTCAATTCAAGTAATGAAGAATGGAGAATATCCGAATACATTTTCGTCGGGATCTGCCAATGTACAGCCTTTTACACAGTCTGCAAAAAGATTTAATGATTGGTCAGTATCATTTGGTGGTGGTGTACCGCTACTGCAGTCTGCAGATCTTACCTCTATTAAAAACGGAGGCGGAAAAACTCAAATTGGTTATTCGGCTTATTTCAGTGTTGATAAAGCGATAACCCATGCTTTTGGTCTTAAATTACAGTACGATCGTGGTGAAACAAGACAGGGATGGTTTAATACCAAAGATGCTGCACCCGCAAATGCTGCTGCTAATATGCAGGTCGGAGCGAGAACTCAATATGATGCAATCTCTATTTTAGGAGACATCAACTTCTCAAATCTGATGAGACGTGTAGATAACAAATCTCCTTACAGATGGGCATTACACGGTTATGCTGGTGTTGGTACATTAGCTTACAGAGCTTATCAAAAAGACGAATTTGGTCAAAGACTGATGACGGAAGTAAAACCATTTAAATTAAACTCTTTCTTCGGACAGGCAGGTGCAGGTTTAAAATATAAATTATCTAACAGAGTAGACCTTGAAGGAAGGTTGATGTATGTAATGACTACCGATGATGAATTTGACGGAGGAGGAGCACAATATAGCGATATCAACAAAATTTCAGATCAAACTTCTGATAATTTCTTTAATGCAACTTTAGGTTTAACGGTTAATTTAGGAAAACACGAATCTCACCTAATGTGGCATGACCCAATGCAGGAAATTTACTACAGAACTGAGGTTTTAGAATCAAAAATAAATGATATTGAGGTTTGTAAAGCTGGTGATGCAGATAATGACGGAGTTTGTGATGATTGGGACAGACAGCTTGATACTCCTGCAGGAGCAAGAGTTGACGGATCTGGTGTAGCTCTTGATGTTGACTTAGACGGAGTTATTGATCTTAATGATAAATGTGTAACGGTTCCTGGTCCTGTAGAAAATAACGGTTGTCCGGTTGCTACTCAAGAAACAGGTGTTGTTGCAGAATCTGAAACAAAATTGGACGGAATTGAATTTGAACTTAATTCAGATAAAATTTTATCAAACAATACTCCGATTTTGAATAATGCAGTAAGTTATATCAATTCTTCAAACGGATCTTACACTGTTGTTGGTGCTACAGATGCAAGAGGAACTGAAGCATACAATAAAAATTTATCCGAAAAAAGAGCAAATAATGTAAAGCAGTATTTGATCAAAAATGGAGTAGAATCAAACAAACTTGATGCACAAGGAAATGGAAAAACAGATTTGAAATATCCTGAGTGTGACCCAGCTTCAAAATGTCCTGAATGGAAAAACAAAGCAAATAGAAGAGTGTATTTTAAAGCAAAATAA